One genomic segment of Pseudorasbora parva isolate DD20220531a chromosome 6, ASM2467924v1, whole genome shotgun sequence includes these proteins:
- the spen gene encoding msx2-interacting protein isoform X1 yields MVRETRHLWVGNLPENVREEKIVEHFKRYGRVESVKVLPKRGSEGGVAAFVDFVDIKSAQKAHNSVNKMGDRDLRTDYNEPGTIPSAARGLDDSLSIATRGRDVSGFTRGAGGPVYGPPVSLHSREGRFERRLDGAVDSRERSYDHSSYGHHERSSSNTSSFDRQRHYETDYYRDSRDRALSGASGSTSSASGSIGGNSSAASVGVAGSVAGSSSAGGSSSSTAGVGSGGSTPGGIVYYGSRSRSPSRFETTETRYEPRAREAFTLASVVHRDLYREERGRRGDRTYHHSRSRSPHSSQSHNPSPQRLSSQAARPARSRSGSGSHSRSSSSDSVSSTSSSGSGSSDSSSSSSDRSPARSVQSAAVPAPSAQPLPSLDKDEPRKSFGIKVQNLPVRSTDTSLKDGLFHEFKKHGKVTSVQIHGASEERYGLVFFRQQEDQEKALSASKGKLFFGMQIDVTAWHGPETESENEFRPLDERIDEFHPKATRTLFIGNLEKTTTYHDLLNIFQRFGEIVDIDIKKVNGSPQYAFLQYCDIASVCKAIKKMDGEYLGNNRLKLGFGKSMPTTCVWLDGLSSSITEQYLTRHFCRYGHVVKVVFDRLKGMALILYNNIEYAQAAVKETKGWKIGGNKIKVDFANQESQLAFYRSMQASGQDIRDFYEIISERRDERRPPYHEFTAERAYYESVRTPGSYTEDPRRKYPARSREFYSEWDPYQGDYYDPRYYDDLREYRDYRDPYEQDIRKYSYLQRERERERERFETDRERDHGRRTIEHNQSPSHPRRPASPAASPSLSERPPSDSEHHVYCRSSERSGSCSSLSPPRFEKPDKIRLERHNRSDKPEKDKSVFDAERGNGGEKERRAGRKEKGDKDRTEKQKLRKVKLASPTVPSSETDLELDRDTSPEASLNMRGKASKSFIKEYSGKGKLDLPPCVVQLTRVKEKEGKLIESILSEKQKTKVVSDPVRSPTTPPSVDHKSMPFRIDTQARDFFKHGKHLKEKCLASQVEVVDKESKVKNKKYLKTDLAFDTSSSVDADRLAARKRRFEETSGKADNLRRISQEEDEGKLRRFIDEPMLKDIDYDKKLQRKEAYKREQKMKPERMVTVSTIKEELDTVMSVGLSLDLQARLGDPTEEAIDSLDSLDQKIGTFGANSQPCFSLAVSDDGSVDMEFSRDQEQHHLPSYHVLSSRLERDSESKESLFSDIDHSQSCRKQMEQNRRLQQQLLECDKSDKTESTPSTDAEDFEHRSLVHELGKPPQDVTGDSPPTKRKKFGTFEFDFGTKREQDYQRFRQINDEPERRIASLPGTPFAEEERNASQLLDKEPNSPVAMDKNCLHFDVSKYNIDNAVHQGLSPHAEVLKVKASVTEEDLCWESNIRQGPLRGEMSFPTSIVKRESIRKRPERELEPGEVQSDSDEDGESRHLSLKLNSFKIEHEEKLSDIKSAESLEKNKFYEFALDKTITPDTKALLERAKSLSSSREENWSFLGHDSKFKSFRNSTEKEKSEPTPRPIPSWYMKKKKIRSDSEGKIDDKKEDAKPNEQERQELFASRFLHSSIFEQDSRRLQHLERKNNDPEVRVGRESITNESQGEQAGAGGTDLSQEPRVLFHSRFLELQRDKSHQLPISESVSVTDQMEEEKTLDEEFGTSPNISEMSSNELSVSHIPTTSPPMSLSKVSETPVQHDKPVLPFTLINIDGRGFVNERSEDAPIDSSKYINLKEENTAVAVSTIPPEPMIKEDVTVKETNEKLGESKRTVSPIVEQDIDVKPPTPGASLSNVEPECDPFQASSPLFPKPNQAQEIVEPSETKIEPVNVYLHKVSSPLDVEVPDAEPEIEQVQPPRKQPKSKKVKSVSPTPIPQVANEKPATRKSERIDREKLKRSSSPRGDSTKLIADSRNSTKSPVHATDSELGHESNTNHGRTRQRRNVRSVYATPLEDEAPQSGKETTEPSRVTRRRCSDKEAATQHMVTTLGKRGRPPKTRRRGDDMSPVKGDHTKNSENEDTENKESSCSGEISKTAEAWRSPRSQKGHSSPIRAGQSRKTLKSEKVSGSPEPIQSDTAGVDVSPALDYQAESKDETSMQVEQLSQDTKQHDISKREKEFAHSGEEISTDGDVEMTPVEKTQPLDKKVRASRSTRNIKTIPDNKSVNVVNLTVDAVKNSFYSGDDKAASFEGSLKTKAPQLVKEESNIPVYHKKEDEHPDEKDESLSEMEPPTDPVAALLARQMELERAVENISKLTDEHHPAPYKEPRTEPPTITPPVIVQPADDTEVEKPANPASETELAAAIDSITAEDISGDADGFPASTTYTALLPTPETLVLPVSSEVIEPETNLTVKTIVQSEQDSLIVPDSKSYQTCKTDASFTESPLSEASKKGGRSRPKTPKKSRGRKVSLNRKLDIAEDAVLEPESTTVKLPESIPEEIQTAIPKAATSAAAAAAAVVTVAAACKHESTSTVILDTPKEAEQPAVDQPEPQESAFHSGNNSPSYLRTQQLSPEPVPPTLTSTTTCLNSPASSKTPLSHPEWNTRTEDKGILPKPQVNLGGPPANPPMPPDTKASDIDTSSSTLRKILMEPKYVSASNSNAVPSMQFTTTLADPRMSNNENSVEAVLPLKTSLPEDRPSPITQLVACTAPQPPPLQQCGTPQILKEKLAITSTATSVISRIPMPFDFEDTPRISLSNRSSGMSLPKQKYRTGLNENSKYHGLNPSEDGGSVGRPVVESTHCNTGSSTGLRVNTSEGVVVLSYSGQKTEGPQRIIAKISQIPPASAVDIEFQQSVTKSQIKQEPPSHPSTPKGSQTPTGYGHAGVVLAGQTFSAQPVISSINQESQSSEKSESSYHTGQHGGSVKTFQQSTSHPQLLRYSQSITQQQHFKKNGVTESISIKAEIKPSQTFNVKPVLSTHHQSLVGNHILSSSAPHERVVSQPKQDSHSPRSSGHSTSPFPKVCPPSSSVVLGPAGSISQYVSNIHHAEQSVIMPPHSATQSMPIGHLSQGDIRASTTSLSGIGYGIRSENLLSPRSAPPQRSTTPQPAVIRDVILKSHAGSSGGGQVETSNDDLLNLPQGLRRASAPQLQPESIVMQPEFKGLHHRALRLDQYARDVRLLVHQHLTDHPGVVENRQTRTPEAMQSSSHISSASSKASPVVKNAPQIVRDAPKAMELKMKPSPHSDSRIIGHAPGSVMVSSQGVQLIHPGNPNSMPEYYREMRGFHSQYPSHSVIGINLANRGIATSQVSQVDQCQRQKVPSVSSVESVGSFGESKLDGSHSRHPSSMDLSHISRVQGETGSPSYTSPVTITPKLELPIPVQKGPISNQMPRPSSASSQMRSDYKLDHTGLRSVDMVQLLTKYPIIWQGHLALKNDTAAVQLHFVSGNNVLAHRSLPPPEGGAFLRIAQRMRLEVSQLEGVARRMTAENEYCLLLALPCGLDQEDVHNQTHALKTGFITYLQAKQAAGIINVPNPGSNQPAYVVQIFPPCEFSESHLSHLAPDLLNSISSISPHLMIVIASV; encoded by the exons TAGTGATTCCAGCAGTAGTTCCAGTGATCGATCTCCAGCTCGATCTGTTCAGTCAGCAGCTGTACCTGCCCCTTCTGCTCAACCTCTACCTTCACTGGACAAAGATGAACCTCGCAAAAGTTTTGGTATCAAAGTGCAGAACCTGCCTGTGCGCTCAACAG ATACAAGCCTGAAGGACGGTCTTTTCCATGAATTTAAGAAACATGGCAAAGTCACTTCAGTTCAGATCCATGGTGCCTCTGAGGAACGATATGGATTAGTGTTCTTTCGCCAGCAAGAAGACCAAGAAAAAGCTCTAAGTGCATCTAAAGGGAAGCTGTTTTTTGGCATGCAAATTGATGTCACTGCTTGGCATGGCCCAG AAACAGAGAGTGAGAATGAGTTCCGGCCTTTGGATGAACGTATAGATGAGTTTCACCCCAAAGCAACAAGGACATTATTCATAGGCAATTTAGAGAAAACCACAACCTATCATGACCTCCTGAATATATTTCAGCGTTTCGGAGAGATTGTT gaTATCGATATAAAAAAGGTAAATGGTTCCCCACAATATGCCTTTCTCCAGTATTGTGACATAGCAAGTGTCTGCAAAGCAATTAAGAAAATGGATGGTGAATACCTTGGCAACAACAGGTTAAAG CTTGGTTTCGGCAAGAGTATGCCTACTACATGTGTGTGGTTGGACGGCTTGTCCTCCAGTATTACTGAGCAGTATCTAACAAGGCACTTTTGTCGTTATGGACATGTTGTAAAG gTTGTGTTTGACCGACTGAAAGGAATGGCCCTTatcttatataataatatagagTATGCGCAGGCCGCTGTCAAGGAAACAAAGGGTTGGAAAATTGGAGGAAATAAAATTAAG GTTGACTTTGCCAACCAGGAAAGCCAGTTGGCTTTCTACCGTTCAATGCAGGCATCTGGACAAGACATAAGAGATTTCTATGAAATCATATCTGAACGAAG aGATGAGCGCCGGCCGCCATATCATGAGTTCACAGCTGAGCGGGCATATTATGAGAGTGTGCGTACTCCAGGTTCCTACACCGAGGATCCACGTCGAAAATATCCTGCCAGAAGTCGAGAGTTTTATTCAGAATGGGATCCTTACCAGGGAGATTACTATGATCCACGATACTATGATGACCTCCGTGAATACAGGGATTATAGAGACCCATATGAGCAGGATATTCGAAAGTACAGTTACTTACAAAGAGAACGTGAGAGGGAAAGAGAAAGGTTTGAAACAGATCGTGAACGTGACCATGGTCGACGAAcaattgaacacaatcaaagccCATCCCATCCACGTCGTCCCGCTAGCCCTGCTGCCTCCCCATCCCTTTCTGAACGTCCTCCCAGTGACTCTGAACATCATGTTTACTGCCGCTCATCTGAGCGAAGTGGCAGCTGCAGCTCACTTTCTCCACCACGCTTTGAAAAGCCAGATAAAATTCGTTTGGAAAGGCACAATAGGAGTGATAAACCAGAGAAAGACAAATCAGTCTTTGATGCAGAGCGTGGAAATGGAGGAGAAAAAGAAAGACGTGCTGGACGCAAGGAAAAAGGAGACAAGGACAGGACTGAGAAGCAGAAGTTGAGGAAAGTAAAACTTGCATCTCCCACTGTCCCATCATCAGAGACAGACTTGGAACTTGACAGGGACACTAGCCCAGAGGCTAGCTTAAATATGCGAGGTAAAGCCAGTAAATCATTCATCAAAGAGTACTCTGGAAAAGGAAAACTTGATCTGCCACCTTGTGTTGTACAGTTGACAAGAGTAAAGGAGAAGGAAGGGAAATTAATAGAGAGTATCCTCAGTgagaaacaaaaaacaaaggTTGTGAGTGATCCTGTTCGATCTCCAACCACCCCACCCTCAGTTGATCACAAGAGTATGCCTTTCCGCATAGACACTCAGGCTAGAGATTTCTTTAAGCATGGAAAACATCTCAAGGAGAAATGCTTGGCTAGTCAAGTTGAGGTTGTGGATAAAGAGAGCAAggtgaaaaacaaaaaatacttaaaaactGATCTTGCATTTGACACCAGCTCTTCTGTGGATGCTGACCGCTTGGCTGCACGAAAGAGGCGTTTTGAAGAAACTTCTGGAAAGGCTGATAATTTAAGGAGGATAAGTCAGGAGGAGGATGAAGGGAAGTTAAGGAGATTTATTGATGAACCTATGCTGAAAGACATTGATTATGATAAAAAGTTGCAACGAAAGGAAGCATACAAGAGAGAACAAAAAATGAAGCCAGAAAGGATGGTTACTGTTAGTACTATAAAAGAAGAGCTGGATACTGTAATGTCAGTAGGCCTCAGTCTAGACCTTCAGGCTCGACTTGGGGACCCAACTGAGGAGGCAATAGATTCCTTAGATAGTCTCGATCAAAAGATAGGTACTTTTGGAGCGAATAGTCAACCATGTTTCAGTCTTGCAGTCTCTGATGATGGAAGTGTTGATATGGAATTTTCTAGAGACCAAGAACAGCACCACTTACCTAGCTACCACGTACTCTCCTCAAGGCTAGAAAGAGATTCTGAAAGTAAGGAAAGTTTGTTCTCGGACATTGATCACTCGCAGAGTTGCAGAAAACAAATGGAGCAGAACCGTCGTCTACAGCAACAATTACTAGAGTGTGATAAATCTGATAAAACTGAAAGCACACCCAGCACTGATGCAGAAGACTTTGAGCATCGAAGTCTTGTGCATGAGTTAGGAAAACCACCTCAAGATGTAACTGGTGATTCACCACCTACTAAGCGAAAGAAGTTCGGAACATTTGAATTTGATTTTGGCACTAAAAGAGAGCAAGATTATCAGAGGTTTAGACAGATAAATGATGAACCTGAAAGAAGAATTGCTTCACTTCCAGGGACACCCTTTGCTGAGGAGGAGAGAAATGCATCACAATTATTGGACAAAGAGCCAAATTCACCTGTGGCAATGGACAAAAATTGCTTGCATTTTGATGTATCAAAATACAATATTGACAATGCAGTACACCAAGGGCTTTCGCCACATGCAGAAGTTTTGAAAGTAAAAGCATCTGTGACAGAAGAGGATTTATGTTGGGAGAGCAATATTAGACAGGGCCCATTAAGAGGAGAAATGAGCTTCCCTACCAGCATTGTTAAAAGAGAAAGTATCCGAAAACGTCCTGAACGTGAATTAGAACCTGGGGAGGTTCAGTCAGACTCTGATGAAGATGGTGAAAGTAGACACCTTTCACTAAAGTTAAACTCATTCAAAATAGAGCATGAGGAGAAGCTTTCAGATATAAAGTCTGCTGAGTCTcttgaaaaaaataagttcTATGAATTTGCATTGGATAAGACCATAACACCAGACACCAAAGCGCTGCTTGAGCGTGCTAAGTCACTGTCTTCATCTAGGGAAGAAAACTGGTCTTTCCTTGGTCATGATTCAAAATTCAAAAGCTTTCGGAATAGCACAGAGAAGGAGAAGTCTGAACCCACCCCAAGACCTATTCCTTCTTGGtacatgaaaaaaaagaaaattcgcTCTGATTCGGAAGGAAAGATAGATGATAAAAAGGAAGATGCTAAGCCTAACGAACAAGAACGACAAGAGCTCTTTGCTTCACGGTTTCTTCATAGCTCTATCTTTGAACAGGACTCAAGGCGGCTTCAACACCTTGAGAGGAAAAATAATGACCCTGAAGTTAGAGTTGGGAGAGAAAGCATTACAAATGAGTCTCAAGGAGAACAAGCTGGGGCAGGTGGAACAGACCTCTCTCAAGAACCAAGAGTACTGTTTCATAGCCGCTTCTTAGAACTTCAAAGAGATAAGAGCCATCAGCTGCCCATTTCAGAAAGCGTTAGTGTAACTGATCAGATGGAGGAGGAGAAAACACTGGATGAAGAGTTTGGGACATCCCCCAATATATCAGAAATGAGTTCCAATGAGTTGTCAGTAAGTCATATTCCAACTACATCACCACCAATGTCTCTTTCTAAAGTTTCAGAGACTCCTGTGCAGCATGATAAGCCAGTTTTGCCCTTTACATTAATAAACATAGATGGCCGAGGATTTGTGAATGAGCGGTCAGAAGATGCTCCAAtagattcttcaaaatatattaaccTAAAGGAGGAGAACACAGCAGTTGCAGTGAGCACTATACCTCCTGAGCCCATGATAAAGGAAGATGTAACTGTCAAAGAAACTAATGAAAAGCTGGGTGAGTCCAAAAGAACTGTAAGCCCAATTGTTGAACAGGATATTGATGTCAAACCTCCTACTCCTGGTGCATCTTTAAGTAATGTTGAGCCAGAATGTGATCCTTTTCAGGCATCTTCTCCATTGTTTCCAAAGCCCAATCAAGCTCAAGAGATTGTGGAGCCTTCAGAAACAAAAATTGAACCTGTTAATGTGTATCTTCACAAGGTTTCATCCCCACTAGATGTGGAGGTGCCAGATGCAGAACCTGAGATTGAACAGGTACAGCCACCACGTAAACAACCtaagagtaaaaaagtaaaatctgTTTCACCAACACCAATCCCTCAAGTTGCTAATGAGAAACCAGCTACACGAAAGAGTGAACGCATTGATCGAGAAAAGCTAAAAAGATCTTCATCCCCCAGAGGAGACTCCACAAAACTCATTGCTGACTCCAGAAACTCTACAAAATCTCCTGTTCATGCTACAGATTCAGAACTGGGCCATGAATCAAACACAAACCATGGCAGAACACGGCAGCGACGGAATGTACGATCTGTCTATGCAACACCCCTTGAGGATGAAGCTCCACAATCAGGAAAAGAGACTACAGAACCTTCCCGTGTCACACGTAGGCGGTGTAGTGATAAGGAGGCTGCAACACAGCATATGGTAACCACACTTGGTAAAAGAGGTCGTCCACCCAAGACTCGCAGAAGAGGTGATGATATGTCTCCAGTTAAGGGAGATCATACCAAAAATTCTGAGAATGAAGACACTGAAAATAAAGAGTCATCATGTAGTGGAGAAATATCTAAAACAGCAGAGGCATGGCGCTCTCCACGATCTCAAAAAGGGCATTCTTCACCAATAAGAGCAGGACAAAGCAGAAAAACATTGAAATCGGAAAAAGTGTCAGGCAGCCCAGAACCCATTCAGTCAGACACAGCAGGGGTTGATGTATCACCTGCCCTAGATTATCAAGCTGAATCCAAAGATGAGACTTCAATGCAAGTTGAACAGTTGTCACAAGATACCAAACAACATGACATTTCTAAACGAGAAAAGGAATTTGCACATTCTGGTGAGGAAATATCAACAGATGGCGATGTAGAAATGACTCCTGTAGAAAAAACACAGCCATTGGATAAGAAAGTCAGGGCATCAAGGTCAACACGAAACATCAAAACAATACCTGATAATAAGTCTGTCAATGTTGTTAATCTCACTGTGGATGCAGTTAAGAATTCCTTTTATTCAGGTGATGACAAAGCTGCAAGTTTTGAAGGGTCTTTGAAAACAAAAGCCCCACAGTTAGTAAAAGAAGAATCAAACATCCCAGTTTACCACAAAAAGGAAGATGAACATCCTGATGAAAAGGACGAGTCTCTTTCAGAAATGGAGCCTCCTACTGATCCGGTGGCTGCCTTGCTTGCCCGTCAAATGGAACTGGAAAGAGCAGTTGAGAATATTTCTAAACTTACAGATGAACATCATCCAGCACCTTACAAAGAACCTCGTACTGAACCACCAACCATAACACCACCTGTTATAGTACAACCTGCAGATGATACAGAGGTAGAAAAGCCTGCCAATCCAGCAAGTGAAACTGAACTGGCAGCTGCCATTGATTCCATTACTGCTGAGGATATATCTGGTGATGCAGATGGATTCCCTGCTTCAACAACATATACAGCGCTCCTTCCCACACCAGAGACacttgttttgcctgtatcaagCGAGGTTATTGAACCTGAGACAAACTTGACTGTAAAGACCATTGTACAGTCTGAACAAGATAGTCTTATAGTTCCTGATTCAAAATCTTATCAAACATGTAAAACAGATGCATCATTCACAGAATCTCCATTATCCGAGGCAAGCAAAAAAGGAGGAAGATCACGGCCAAAAACTCCAAAGAAATCCAGAGGTCGGAAGGTTTCCTTGAACAGAAAATTGGATATTGCTGAGGATGCAGTACTGGAACCTGAATCTACTACAGTCAAACTTCCAGAGTCTATCCCGGAAGAGATTCAAACTGCCATCCCTAAGGCAGCGACATCAGCtgctgcagcagcagcagctgtAGTCACTGTTGCTGCTGCATGCAAACATGAATCTACATCTACAGTGATTTTGGACACGCCAAAAGAGGCAGAACAGCCTGCTGTCGACCAGCCTGAACCTCAAGAATCTGCCTTCCACTCTGGAAATAACAGTCCTTCTTATCTAAGGACACAACAGCTATCTCCTGAGCCAGTACCACCTACCCTTACTTCGACTACAACTTGCCTGAATTCACCTGCGTCCTCTAAGACACCTCTCTCACACCCTGAGTGGAACACCAGGACAGAGGATAAAGGAATTCTCCCAAAACCTCAAGTTAACCTTGGTGGCCCTCCAGCAAATCCACCCATGCCCCCTGACACCAAGGCCTCTGATATTGACACTAGCTCCAGCACATTGCGAAAGATTCTAATGGAACCAAAGTATGTATCTGCTTCAAATAGCAATGCAGTCCCAAGTATGCAGTTCACAACCACATTAGCAGATCCACGGATGTCTAATAATGAAAATTCAGTTGAGGCTGTGCTGCCTTTAAAGACCTCTCTACCTGAAGATAGACCTAGCCCTATAACTCAACTTGTAGCATGTACAGCACCACAGCCACCACCTCTGCAACAATGTGGCACGCCGCAGATCTTAAAGGAGAAACTGGCTATAACTTCCACCGCTACTTCAGTCATTAGTCGGATCCCTATGCCCTTTGATTTTGAGGACACTCCTCGTATCTCTTTAAGCAACCGCAGCTCTGGAATGTCCTTACCTAAGCAGAAGTATCGTACAGGCTTGAATGAAAATAGCAAGTATCATGGACTTAACCCCTCTGAGGATGGCGGAAGTGTTGGCCGCCCTGTTGTTGAAAGCACACATTGTAACACAGGGTCAAGTACTGGTTTGAGGGTCAATACATCTGAGGGTGTGGTAGTATTGAGTTATTCTGGACAAAAGACGGAGGGACCACAGCGGATCATTGCTAAAATAAGTCAAATCCCACCAGCCAGTGCAGTTGATATTGAGTTTCAGCAGTCTGTAACAAAGTCACAGATAAAACAAGAACCACCATCTCACCCCTCTACACCAAAAGGATCACAGACACCTACAGGTTATGGACATGCTGGGGTAGTGTTAGCTGGCCAAACCTTCAGTGCTCAGCCTGTGATTTCCTCAATTAATCAGGAAAGTCAAAGCTCTGAAAAATCTGAATCATCCTACCATACTGGTCAACACGGAGGTTCTGTAAAAACCTTCCAACAGTCTACAAGCCATCCTCAACTTTTGAGGTATAGTCAGTCAATTACACAGCAGCAGCATTTTAAGAAAAATGGAGTGACTGAATCTATTTCAataaaagctgaaataaaaccaTCACAGACCTTCAATGTTAAACCAGTTTTAAGCACACACCATCAATCTTTGGTAGGCAATCACATTTTAAGTTCAAGTGCTCCACATGAAAGAGTGGTCTCACAACCCAAGCAAGATTCACATTCTCCAAGATCCTCAGGCCATTCCACGTCACCATTTCCAAAAGTTTGCCCTCCTAGCAGCTCAGTTGTTTTGGGACCAGCTGGCTCTATATCTCAGTATGTGTCAAATATACACCATGCTGAGCAATCAGTAATAATGCCCCCTCATAGTGCCACCCAGTCTATGCCCATAGGTCATTTGTCCCAAGGAGATATAAGAGCCAGTACGACATCATTATCTGGAATAGGTTATGGAATCCGTTCAGAAAACCTCTTATCGCCTCGATCTGCACCTCCACAACGTTCCACAACTCCTCAACCTGCAGTGATCAGAGATGTCATACTGAAGTCACATGCAGGTTCATCTGGTGGTGGTCAGGTTGAAACAAGCAATGATGATTTGTTGAATCTCCCACAAGGACTTCGTAGAGCTTCTGCACCACAATTACAACCGGAAAGCATAGTAATGCAGCCTGAATTCAAAGGTCTGCATCACAGGGCTCTGCGTCTAGATCAGTATGCCAGAGATGTACGTTTGCTTGTGCACCAGCATTTGACTGACCATCCAGGTGTTGTAGAAAACCGTCAAACTCGAACACCAGAGGCAATGCAGTCATCTTCACACATATCGTCTGCTTCTTCTAAAGCTTCCCCTGTGGTAAAGAATGCTCCACAAATTGTGAGGGATGCACCAAAAGCAATGGAGCTGAAGATGAAACCCTCCCCTCACTCAGACAGCAGGATAATAGGGCATGCCCCTGGCTCTGTGATGGTATCTTCTCAAGGAGTTCAATTGATTCATCCTGGAAATCCAAACTCCATGCCTGAATACTACAGAGAAATGCGTGGCTTCCATTCACAGTATCCAAGTCATTCAGTAATTGGAATTAATTTGGCTAATCGTGGAATTGCTACGTCTCAG GTCTCACAAGTTGATCAATGTCAGAGACAGAAGGTTCCCTCTGTGTCCTCTGTTGAGTCAGTGGGAAGTTTTGGTGAATCAAAGCTTGACGGTTCTCACAGTCGACACCCAAGCTCCATGGATTTGTCTCACATATCACGAGTTCAGGGTGAGACTGGCTCTCCCTCTTACACTTCTCCAGTGACTATAACACCCAAATTGGAGTTGCCTATCCCTGTGCAGAAAGGACCCATTTCTAACCAGATGCCACGTCCATCCTCAGCCTCTTCTCAGATGCGATCAGACTATAAACTTGACCACACAGGACTTCGGTCTGTTGATATGGTGCAGTTGTTAACG AAATACCCAATTATTTGGCAAGGTCACCTGGCACTTAAGAATGACACTGCAGCAGTACAGCTACACTTTGTGTCTGGTAACAATGTTCTGGCTCACCGTTCACTGCCACCGCCAGAAGGAGGTGCCTTTCTTCGCATTGCCCAGCGAATGCGCTTAGAGGTCTCACAACTTGAGGGAGTTGCAAGACGTATGACT gctgaAAATGAATACTGCCTTCTGTTGGCATTGCCTTGTGGATTGGACCAAGAGGATGTCCACAACCAGACCCATGCTCTTAAAACTGGTTTTATCACTTACCTGCAAGCAAAGCAAGCTGCTGGAATTATCAATGTTCCGAACCCAGGCTCAAATCAG CCAGCCTATGTAGTCCAGATTTTCCCTCCATGTGAGTTTTCTGAGAGCCACTTGTCTCATCTTGCTCCGGACCTTCTCAATAGCATCTCCAGTATATCTCCCCATCTTATGATTGTCATAGCTTCTGTATAA